The window GCTCTTTCAAGCGCTTTAGCgtctttcaggtcattgttttgtttttatgaccCACATCATTAGTATTTTGGTCCATTCTTATCACTCTCGTGTACTTTTGAGCCACAGCAAGCAGCTATTGTCGgctaaaaaaacacttttaaaaccCACTGTAGCTATCGACCCAGCACCATATGACAAACAAATAGaattagcgactagctggtgaatatagtggagcatttagcagctaaagagagaGATATTTCCTGAGTTAATGAAGACCAAGAACAgaggtaaaaggaaaaaaatattggacCTAGATTCATTCCACTAGAAAAGGTTGTAATATATCAATCCTACAGCTTGTTTCTCCTGCCTCCAAGTAgccaattaaattttttttgcagtttaaggcattttcaaagcaaaaacaaaaactattcaTTGATTCCAGTTTCTCAGATTTGCacatttgctcattttcttGAATACTGGCAGGTTTTGGACAGtgggtcagaaaaaacaagtaatttgaagatATCACTTTGGGCTCAATgctttttaccattttatacACCAAATGATAAATAAAGTAACCATGAAAATACTCAGCAgattaaacaataatgaaaatgaccaTTATCTGCAGCCCTAATGTACATGTTGATCATCAAATATCCATTTTAATTAACACGTGACCGGTACCTGACAAAGAGAACAGAACTTGGAagtcacacagaaaaactgaaagtagCCACCAGGCCATATAAATCCTGTTGTACATGCCAAAAGCTCAGATGGAAGTGATGTGTAACCATCAGCCACCAGCTTGCTGTCAATCATGGCTCGTGTCTGGAGGTGGGAAGCTCCACCAGCAGCCAGAGCATCTGCTGGTGGGTGTGACCTGAAAATTTCTCTGTCTGATCAGACCATATTGGCTCTGGGAGGAAGCTCATTTTAGCCCACTGTTGCTCTTTCTGTGAGGGGCTTTGAAATGAGCATCGACTCAAAGTTTGAAAGGAAAAGTAAATGTCtaattcatctctctctttccccatgCACAGGATGTCTTCTATTTTTTGCTTTGATGGGGCGGCTTGCTATTCTGGGATTGAGCTAACTCCACAAGGTTGACTCTTTGGAAGCCATCTAGATAAGGCCAGTGTAAGCCATGCTAAAGCAAATATTATGGTGTACATTCTGAATTGTCAGAGATTATGGGACACATTGAGTATATCAGGTATGCCTGTGTTTGTATAGAAAGATTCATTGTGGCGGTGTTCTAAGTTTTTAATTTGCCTGCTAACTTAAAACTAATCAGAAAGAGAGATGTGGAACTAGAGGAattgacagagaggaaaacagagaaatagactgagagagagaaagcgtcAAGGAACTAACTTCCACACGAGCTGACTTTGGCCTTTCCCCGCTCCCGAGAAACATGACGGAGCTGGCAGTCTGGCCGTTCTTATTCCTCCCTCCCCCCACCTGTTCGGCTTGCActgttattttgaatttttttccaaagtcaCAAGAAATGGAGCTAGCAGAAAGAGAAGGGCCAAGATCATGAAGCACACAACGCCCACCAGGCATTTCCTGCATCGCATACAGTTTTACGCAGCATTCAGTTCAGTATTTACAAAAAGGCACACATTTAgacagttttacaaaaatactcAACGAGACTGACTAAATTCTGAATAAATACTAACCAAATGAAAGAGTGCAAATACTAGGCTGCTGAACCAAAAGACAAACTAATGTCTTATTTCATTCAGCTAATTTTGACCAGCCTGTTTACGGACAGTTTTAACAACAACCACTGAAATGCAGAATCACATTGAGGTTCTTTACACAGTCTGAATGCAAGAGATGCTCATCGTTTAGAATTAAAACCTTGCACATTTATACAAGCCCCATGGTCGGCAGATAAAGCACACTAAATGAAATCTGCAACATCTCTCGAATAATGTCTCAAGACTCAAGGGTAAGattcataaaatgtaaaattttaaatccaTCTTTCATcaccatgtactgtatatctgtacCAAGTTTCATGATAATCCACACAGTAATTATTAAGATGTTTTGCtaaaaaagtcaggggatcagcaaaCTTAGTAGGTTTTGGGGACCTTGAATtactgtacaaaatttcatggagTTCCATCTATTAGATGTAGAGATATTTCcagcaagtcctccaacctgaacaacCTTATaggtaaaataaactgtaaacatTTGCTTTGTTGCCCTGGGTAGTATTATATACAGGGATGAGGACAGTTGTGGATTGAAGCTGCTCCACAAAGCGTTATCTCAGACGGGCCACTCAGCGTTCCCAAGTACGTGAGTCAGTATTTAAGTGGCCACTGTTGGCCATGGCTGCAGTGGATCTATGCCTTGGAAAAGAGCACAGAAAGACATGGTCACACTGATACTCACATCCACTGTTACGGAGCTGAAAAAGGATTATCTCTGTGGACAATCCTTGTCTGCCTGAGTGAAATCCAATTTCACTCCTCTTCCTGTTATCTGGAGACCTGGACTTTCCCAGAACCTGCtcactgtacagtatatccactgtgtgtgtgtgtgtgtgtgtgtgtgtgtgtgtgtgtgtgtgtgtgtgtgtgtgtgtgtgtgtgtgtgtgtgtgtgtgtgctgtgcatGAGGTAGGTGTAAATCTCACACTTACACACGAATCACATTCATTACGGAATTTTTCCATGACAACATCCCTTCATGAATAagatacacacactgtatataagCTATGATTTTACTCTCTATATCTCAGGTCTGCCTCATATTATCAATTGTATATTTAGATTTGGCTACTTAGCTATCATCGTAACAGCCCACAGTGTTTTGGGGGGCATTATCTCACACTGACTCTCTTACTagcagtgtttgtttgagtCCTAAAATATTGCATAAAGTTTTGGACAACATAAAAGCCAAATGtggtcattgtgagcatgttagaatGAGCAAGCACCGCTGCGAATCACATGCTCACCTCTCTTTTTCAGTAGAGGTAAGCACGTATCTCTCCTGGTTTATTTCACTGGAAAGTCTGGAATCTGCTGTCTGGTACATTTCACTGGAAATTAAGCAGAGCGGAAAACTTCAAAAGTCTTTGATCATGTTGGGCTGGACACATAATGCAATTAAATGCAGTGATATAaaagccgttttttttttttttttttttagcattacagttgtttaaaaaaaaaaaactttcactgAACTGTGTGGGTTTCGTTTTTTCGTAACAAGATGTTTCGCTGGTTTTGTCCCACAGGTACCTTCATCTCAGCGTTCACAGTACTGTGTGGAGCTCGCAGTGAGCTGATCTCAGAGCGAGGcgtgtgctgtgtgttctgGCTCAATGTGGCAGCAGCCCTGATCCAGATACTGACAGCTGTCATCATGGTTGGATGGATCATGAGCATCTTCTGGGGAATGGACATGGTCATCCTGGCAAGTCAGTAGCTGTCGATCTGTGTTTATCTCTCTGGCTGACAGgcttctcttctgttttcttcacctctctttttttaatcttagtCTTGTGTCCTTTACCTTTGTCTGTCTCACACGTACCACGCAGGTCCAGCAAAGTCCAggcaaacaataataaaattttTACAGCATGAAAATCATATTATAATACTTTCAGTCTGTAAGTAataatctgtctttatttcagGCATCTGAGTTAAGCACTGGTGTCATGAAAAGGTCAGGGTTAGAGTCTGTAGCGATGTACGACATAGTGCAATTCAATCTTTGTCAGTTTCAGTTATTGGTTTGTGTCTTTTCTCACACCACAAAAAGTGTAAAGTTCAGTTTCCAAGGTATTTTTAGTaataatttaaaggataagtctagtgatattgaatttttttctattaaaaaaacccagcaaTGTATTGGTCCTACTAACAAATATTGTCTGTGCCACCGATGCCTGATATATATCATTCTCCTGTGACATAAATCTCTATTGTTGTCCAAAACGCATTGGAATATgtatcattaaataaatatttatttatttactgttcgACCTTCATAAATTATACCGTAGTTTGCAGgctgaaatactgtaaattaataCCAGCAGTAAGCAGGACCGTGTATCTGTCGCATCTGTCTCATATTCAGGCGTGCAGACACTTTTTCAAATTGtgcaaaaactattaaaaaacacatcagtgagcgTAATGATGACGCttatgggcactgtagtttattttgagtaacatttgccaaaaactacagtgcccagctgttttagggaACCATTTAcccctttttgaaaaaaagacaattcatCTTCAGTGGAAACCAGTGGCTCAGACAGTCTGGGGAATTCGGAAAGCATTGACAGACTAACTTATTGTTGTTTTAGATCTTTTCCTGGGATTTGtggacaataacaaaaatatggAATATTGCCAACGTTATCCTTGGCAATAAAGTCATCTGTTcggaaaaaaattcaaattaggAGCTCCCCAAAATATAAGGGTCTTATATTTTTCCTGCAGAAACACCTgatgtgagaaagagagaaagaaagaaagaaagaaagaaaaagaaaagaaggagaagcagagctagatgcagagacagagaggttgGGTAATTTTACTGCCTCCTCTGTCAGAAAGTAGTGTTTTCTCCTCAGGCATTGGTGCATGAACAAGTGGTgacacacaccacatacacacacacacacacacacacacacacacacacgcacacacacacacacacacacacacacacacacacacacacacacacacacacacacacacacacacattaccacAGTAATGTCTactttgtgtatgtatgagtgtgcGTGTTTGAGGTGGTTGCTGCCTGCATGCAGCATCCAAATGTGTACATGCCTGCAAGAGTCCgtgcgtgtttatgtgtgtgtgaggtacagtaactgtgtgtgtaGGAGTGAGCAGCCCCtctggtgtgttttttgttcactGCCCCCCACTGTTTTTCAGGTCTCTGGGCCAACGTCTTACTCAACTGTTGCTGCAAAAATCTACACTCCTGTTAGAGCTTGTGGCAAGCAGCGTATTGAATGTTTATATTGAATATGAAAACCATTTTTCTGATAGCACTGAAGGTCAGATTCTCATGCTGAAATCATGCATGCTCTTAGCTTCTAAGATCAATTATTATTCAACTATTCAGCGCCACAATACATGTCTTTGGAGATTTGGGATTCAGGCTCTTATTGAGTTATTCCCTTGTTCTTCCTCCATGCAATGAATCACTCTGATAATGTGGCATATTAATCAGATTTTTCCTTCCCTGTCTTTCTATCCATCGCTAATGAGCCTGTGTTGCATTTGATCATTGTATTCTTTCTTTCCATACCTCCATCTCTAAGAacactctctcttctctttctccctctatctAATGATCATGGTATTATCTTCCTCCCACCGATCGCCTTccttctgcctttctctctatTTAATGACTGTTCCTATTtgatcttcctcctcctctttcccgCTCAGATTATTCCTCCCACACTCTGCCTGCCCCGcagtctccctctcctcctcagtttcttcttcagtttttgttttttacttgcatcatctccctcttttcctgtctCCAACTCTCCATATGTCATGCGTATAAATCACACAAGGTCAGATCAGATTTGATTTTCTCCTTGAAAGTTCCTAGAGTGCTCTGTTTTGcctgtttgtgttatttcaatACAGTCCCCTTCACAAATACATAGAGTGTTTTAAAAGTGTTAAACAAATCATGACTAACTGTCTCTTTcttgtctcttctctcctccctctgctttcCTTCTTCATGAACCAAAGTTTCTGATGGtaggtgtttcttttttccttcactcACTATCAACAGTTTCCCAGTGAGCTGGTAAAATTGTGGAATGATGCAGAAGCATGTCACAGACATAAGGAATAGTCAGCTTGACTAAAATTAACATAGATATTGAGTACACCAAAACAAATAAGCCAGGCTtagaaataacatttattcAGAACTTTCTCATGATCTTTCATCTCCACTGTACAGGAATTACAAAGTATGTTTGGTATCCTCACAAAGCCGGCCTAATTCTCACGAGTTCAAGcctcaaagttcattcttgtcCTTGGAAATAGTACTTCATCCCTAGATGGTGTTTGGTGAGTTGTCATGGAGCTCTGCTGGCACATGAGCTCTTTTAGGACTTCTCATCTGTGTAgtcttaaaaataaagtatCAAAGTTTGAcaatagtagtttgacaaaataaacaaacaaatgcaaaggtATACTTACTAAATTTTTTCAAAGGGTTGTATCACACAGTCTCACAGTAATCAACGGTTGGCGTTTGCTCAGTTGTCCCATCTAGTGATGAGGAGCCtgtgatgtggttgaaagctttgtgacaactgagcaaacttcaTCTGCTTCAGCCGATAACTGAGACCAAATTTCCAGATTAACTGCCAAGATTTGTTTAAAAGTGCCATGTGGAATTTTTTGGGAAACtaagttatatttacattgttgtttttaaagcttgAGTGTATCTATGAGGCCTGAAAAACTTGCTAAATGCATTTCAGATTTTTGGGAGAATTTGAAACCTACAtctacatccatgtttgctttctagcagtcttcttcttctctgcctttgcTGGCACATTGCTCAGGTTCTTGGAGTGCAACTGCCACCAactgttgatcagtggaatagtgtgaaaccacCAGCAGAACTGTGTATCACGGAGCCCAAACGGCTGCGCCCTCGCCCATGTGGATGTGATGCCGACAAAATGGGGACCCACACTTCAAAACATTGCTCTATAGTGCTACTAAAAGTATAAAATTCAACAGGGCACCTTTAAAATCAGGAGGTAAAGATTAATAGGAGGAAATTCCTTTTGATGTTTCAGTTAGACAAGGACCTGTCCATGATTAACCTTAAATGACACCACTCCAAGCCAAATGTCTGTTGATCCTTACCAGATCACAGTGAGTGACgcaaaaactttttttgctttgtgagGCTGTTCCCGTTCTGTTTTTAGAGATGTTCTCTCATTAATAGGAGAAGTTACCTAACCTTCACCGATGGAATTAAAGTTTCCAGTCTATCTGAAACTGTAGTACAAGCCACTCTGGGGAAGCTGGGTTAATGGCTAAACCTACCAGCCAATACCTGATAAGGCATTAGCTCTTAATTCCTTTTGGCTGTTGCCAACTTCTCTGCTTAGCTGAAATGGAGAAAGGCAATTACTGTCAaaagttcaaaataaatatggtGTAATTACATGTAGCTCTTTAAAGATTTAACTGGGGCCATAAAAGCCAGATGACAGTTTACAATGGTTATTTAAACAAGcagtaaaacatatttttcttttcccctccctccttctgcaCCTCACCTTCCTCTTCCTTAGGCTGTAGAGACCAAGGTGTTCCCCAAGATGTCTGAGAGACGCCGCTCTCGAGTTACCTGATGGATCACGAAGAGAATTCGACCACTTTAACTTCGCTTACGCGCGACTTTTACCATTGTGATGTCCTGTAGCTGacaacagagagaggcagagacatgATGAAAATCGTTTAGTCAAAGTGAATCAAGTGACTGCTCTCTCTGAAAATATTTGATTGCTGGCTGCTGATTGGTCAACACCAGGCCACATTTAGATTTacagttaaaagaaacaagatgtgaAGAAGAGACTTAAACTGTACAAGAAATACAGTGgataagaaaaacaatgcatttgtattttgttgagtAATTCTAacagtgaattttaaatttctgtcttttgatattttttatttgatcaatttGACTAAAACCACAAATCTGTAAAAACTTTAGGTTGACTACACATTTCTTACATGACATGATGGAATAAATAGAGAACAAAGGACGGTTTATTAGCCTGAGGTTGTGAGATAATTAAGACATTTATTTGCCagttttgtatttctgtatttttggcTTGTGAATTTTGCCAGAATgcagttgaaaaacaaaaaatatacagaaaaaagaacTACTTCAGCAAATGCTATCCCTAACAATGTTTCTGTAACGGGCATTTAGCTCAATGATGCATTACTTGTTATTTGGCTCAAAACAGTGTTTCCACGACCAGAGCTTCTACCGCCGCTGAATTGGCTGCCTGGTGCAGCTGTCACGCCGCTTAAAGCAtgtagtgtttttttcagtgttagaTGTCAATGGATTTATTGGAGagttttctgtcacagtttaCCGTTTAAGAGACTGACTTTAGCATTAGCCTCTAGTGCGTTTTAGTGGTCTGTCGATTGCGATATTTACACGATTTTGCTGCTCTGAAAAGTTACACTACATTTAGCTTTGAGGGGTTCGAGGCTCTCATTCTTAGACATGTTCAACGTTCTCTAAATGGTTAGGAAAACGGTGTTTACTTGTAAAACAGTCAGTTCTGCACTAGAGGGttcacatttaacaaaacatgTTCACTAAATCTGACGATCCCTGCGCACAGAATCAACAATTTTCAAGCACTGACTGTGGAACAAACATGTCTTCCTGTGGAGCATGTAATAAAACTATAAATGGCTCTAATACTTAATATTCAGTACAGACAGTTTGAATAATAACTTGATTATGATGAAGGTATTTGTAACTCTTCCATTAGTCTTTCTTTAGGTACaatacagtgttttaacagCAAACACACCTTTTACACGCTGTATCTCCATGTTGGTCACAGGATGTATTGTGTCCTGAAATTTCAGCGCCGTGTTAAAAATGACTCATCCTTCCTGacaattatttgatttgaaCTGTCATCAGAGTCAAAACAGTATTACACATCATTAAAGCACTGTATCTAGTTAACAGGTTTCAAAATATCAGCGCTCATTATTGGCCACTTTGGGGAACTTCCTGTCACTACGCTGTCTGTCACATTATGACAAAGATACAGCGACAGCAATTTCAGTGAGGTTTGTGACTGAGGTGCTTTGTTTGAACAGCTACATATTGGCTTGATGAGAGTCACTGTAAGTCAACAACTCCCATAAGCAACTCCAGTAGAAAtgttaaaatcataaaatcttATGGTTGTTGAATTCACAGTTGTTTCGAGTacaaagccaaaacacacactatcTATATatcagtgtgtgggtgtttgcGTGTATGTCTAAATGTGTGCAATATAGAGATTGGGGAATACTGTATATGGTCTGTAGGTCATACGTAAAGATGGACAATTCTATCATCTTCTAAACTCAGAAAGCTGTAGTATTTAACACAACCGCCTTGGAGGTATTGATCCAAACATGGCTTTTCTCATGATACCACACTGGCTTTCTTAAGCCTTGTATTATTGGCTTA is drawn from Xiphias gladius isolate SHS-SW01 ecotype Sanya breed wild chromosome 4, ASM1685928v1, whole genome shotgun sequence and contains these coding sequences:
- the stum gene encoding protein stum homolog; this translates as MAQKGGTEQGRVKTGDNFGAKAMAGAPTAGGGVVVEVREKKGPLRAAIPTMPFPLAVICLFLNTFIPGLGTFISAFTVLCGARSELISERGVCCVFWLNVAAALIQILTAVIMVGWIMSIFWGMDMVILAISDGCRDQGVPQDV